One stretch of Streptomyces peucetius DNA includes these proteins:
- a CDS encoding SpoIIE family protein phosphatase translates to MTEHPTSHEGRQPLAARSQERTRPRAQAAGASPAPAGPPPKPQPQTQPPVPAAHLQAQDIAGTARREGDRLRFVGAATRRIARGIDLDEIVLGLCRATVPTFSDAILVYLRDPLPVGDERPVSPFVLRLRRTDRLRSNADDGDQGGVGAMPLLDAGSDAVPAAELCEVRSGGALSEVLRGVRPVFGDSAAARAALPELLGDGHCVPSGHRAILAPLRGRRRVIGAAVFLRRPDRPAFEPNDLLVAAQLATHTALGIDKAVLYGREAYIADELQRTMLPDSLPQPTGVRLASRYLPAAETARVGGDWYDAIPLPGSRVALVVGDVMGHSMTSAAIMGQLRTTAQTLAGLDLPPQEVLHHLDEQAQRLGTDRMATCLYAVYDPVSHRITIANAGHPPPILLHLGGRAEVLRVPPGAPIGVGGVDFEAVELDAPAGATLLLYTDGLVESRLRDVWTGIEQLRERLADTAQLTGPDHSPPLEALCDDVLDMLGPGDRDDDIALLAARFDGIAPSDVAYWFLEPEDAAPGRARRLARRALARWGLEELSDSVELLVSEVVTNAVRYAERPVTLRLLRTDVLRCEVGDDSPQLPRQRRARDTDEGGRGLFLVNRLARRWGATRLSTGKVVWFELPTRA, encoded by the coding sequence GTGACGGAGCATCCCACCTCCCACGAAGGCCGACAGCCGCTGGCTGCCCGGTCCCAGGAACGCACCCGGCCGCGGGCGCAGGCGGCCGGGGCCTCCCCCGCGCCCGCCGGCCCGCCGCCGAAGCCGCAACCGCAGACGCAGCCGCCGGTGCCGGCGGCGCACCTGCAGGCCCAGGACATCGCGGGGACCGCGAGACGCGAGGGCGACCGGCTGCGGTTCGTGGGAGCGGCCACGCGGCGGATCGCCCGGGGCATCGACCTCGACGAGATCGTCCTCGGCCTGTGCCGGGCCACCGTGCCGACGTTCTCCGACGCGATCCTCGTCTATCTGCGGGATCCGCTGCCGGTGGGCGACGAGCGACCCGTCTCCCCGTTCGTGCTGCGCCTGCGCCGTACCGACAGGCTGCGTTCAAACGCTGACGACGGGGACCAGGGCGGCGTCGGCGCCATGCCGCTGCTCGACGCGGGCAGCGACGCCGTCCCGGCCGCCGAGCTGTGCGAGGTCCGCTCCGGAGGAGCGCTCTCCGAGGTGCTGCGCGGGGTGCGGCCGGTCTTCGGCGACTCCGCGGCGGCCCGCGCCGCCCTGCCCGAACTCCTCGGCGACGGACATTGCGTGCCGAGCGGCCACCGCGCGATACTCGCGCCGCTGCGCGGCCGCCGTCGGGTGATCGGTGCCGCGGTCTTCCTGCGCCGCCCCGACCGGCCCGCCTTCGAACCCAACGACCTGCTCGTCGCGGCCCAGCTGGCGACCCACACGGCGCTCGGCATCGACAAGGCGGTGCTCTACGGCCGCGAGGCGTACATCGCCGACGAGCTGCAGCGCACCATGCTCCCCGACTCGCTGCCCCAGCCCACCGGTGTACGGCTCGCCTCCCGCTACCTCCCGGCGGCGGAGACGGCCCGCGTCGGCGGCGACTGGTACGACGCCATCCCGCTGCCCGGCAGCCGGGTCGCGCTCGTCGTGGGCGACGTCATGGGCCACTCCATGACCTCCGCCGCGATCATGGGCCAGCTGCGTACGACGGCCCAGACGCTGGCCGGCCTCGACCTGCCGCCGCAGGAGGTCCTGCACCACCTGGACGAGCAGGCCCAGCGCCTCGGCACGGACCGCATGGCCACCTGCCTGTACGCGGTCTACGACCCGGTCTCGCACCGGATCACCATCGCCAACGCCGGCCACCCGCCGCCCATCCTGCTGCACCTGGGCGGGCGGGCCGAGGTGCTGCGGGTGCCGCCCGGCGCTCCCATCGGCGTCGGCGGCGTCGACTTCGAGGCCGTGGAACTCGACGCCCCGGCCGGAGCGACCCTGCTGCTCTACACCGACGGGCTGGTCGAGTCACGGCTGCGGGACGTGTGGACGGGCATCGAGCAGCTCCGGGAACGGCTCGCCGACACCGCGCAGCTCACCGGGCCGGACCACTCGCCGCCGCTGGAGGCCCTGTGCGACGACGTGCTCGACATGCTGGGCCCCGGTGACCGTGACGACGACATCGCCCTGCTCGCGGCCCGTTTCGACGGGATCGCACCGAGCGACGTCGCCTACTGGTTCCTGGAGCCGGAGGACGCCGCACCGGGCCGCGCCCGCCGTCTCGCGCGGCGGGCCCTGGCCCGCTGGGGCCTAGAGGAGCTGTCCGACTCGGTGGAGCTGCTCGTCAGCGAGGTCGTCACCAATGCCGTGCGGTACGCGGAACGGCCGGTGACGCTGCGGCTGCTGCGCACCGACGTGCTGCGCTGCGAGGTCGGCGACGACTCACCCCAGCTGCCGAGACAGCGCCGGGCGCGCGACACGGACGAGGGCGGCCGCGGCCTGTTCCTGGTCAACCGGCTCGCCAGGCGGTGGGGCGCGACACGGTTGTCGACGGGCAAGGTCGTCTGGTTCGAGCTGCCCACCCGCGCCTAG
- a CDS encoding DUF402 domain-containing protein has product MTGTGGPAHDTGGTDQRTTNGQRGARWEPGEHILWRYRGHVPGTAGRAFHICRPVTVVQDTDELLAVWMAPGTECVKPLLADGTPVHEEPLATRYTAPRTTARTRWSGNGVLKLAQPGLPWSVWLFWEHGWQFRSWYVNLEEPQTRWSGGVDSEDHFLDISVYPDRSWLWRDEDEFDQAQRVGLMDARTARGVREAGRAAVEVIRSWGAPFCDGWELWRPDPAWRVPALPADWDRLPAPQAA; this is encoded by the coding sequence ATGACAGGCACGGGAGGCCCGGCACACGACACGGGCGGGACGGATCAGCGCACGACGAACGGGCAGCGCGGCGCACGCTGGGAGCCCGGGGAGCACATCCTCTGGCGCTATCGCGGCCATGTACCCGGTACGGCGGGCCGCGCGTTCCACATCTGCCGGCCCGTGACGGTCGTCCAGGACACGGACGAGCTGCTCGCCGTGTGGATGGCCCCCGGCACCGAGTGCGTGAAGCCGCTGCTCGCCGACGGCACCCCGGTCCACGAGGAGCCGCTGGCCACCCGGTACACCGCGCCGCGCACCACCGCCCGCACCCGCTGGTCCGGCAATGGCGTGCTGAAGCTGGCCCAGCCCGGCCTGCCCTGGTCGGTGTGGCTCTTCTGGGAGCACGGCTGGCAGTTCCGCAGCTGGTACGTGAACCTCGAGGAGCCGCAGACCCGCTGGTCGGGCGGCGTCGACTCGGAAGACCACTTCCTCGACATCTCCGTCTACCCGGACCGCAGTTGGCTGTGGCGGGACGAGGACGAGTTCGACCAGGCCCAGCGGGTCGGCCTGATGGACGCCCGCACGGCGCGGGGTGTGCGGGAGGCGGGCCGGGCGGCGGTCGAGGTGATCCGCTCCTGGGGGGCGCCGTTCTGCGACGGCTGGGAGCTCTGGCGCCCGGACCCGGCCTGGCGGGTACCGGCCCTCCCGGCCGACTGGGACCGGCTTCCGGCACCGCAAGCGGCCTGA
- a CDS encoding ricin-type beta-trefoil lectin domain protein, with the protein MKRTRYRFRRAVTVGAVAAATALGTLTATAPAGAAEADDTRSVSSVPLTPELEAIRAAEATALYGSPDERPFDARKTGLITLGDSEISGEGTGTYEEPTDGPDNWCHRSPDAAVHRTGVPADVTYNVSCSGASTANIRIGGSKQYADELVQSDSLAIKARNTRIKMVVLVAGANDDLQFGPVMTDCVTRYVLLQGPCEPKYAPGWQARVDGLVPKVEQTVRDLRTVMRGAGYGDGDYRLVVMGYPSPIGPDFRDNPDFPGKLVCGGMGYDSDTVWGRNAAVPAFERGMREAARATGAVYLDNSRLFHGHEVCHQDPWARGLYIDLGHFPPDSNSVRQSFHPNIRGHAAFASCLTQLYNSSAREASCADVNSTGKPVLFPYAWDDAYKPLRNAATGDCLDVEGARSANGTGVVGWDCHGGRNQGWWHDPARGTVHTELSQDRCLDVPGGDYRAAAAVIVWDCHGGSNQKFVRDGSTIRPASATGLCMTQGAAHEPVRLQACDGSANQRFA; encoded by the coding sequence ATGAAGCGCACCAGGTACAGATTCCGCCGGGCTGTCACGGTAGGCGCCGTGGCCGCCGCCACGGCACTGGGAACCCTGACGGCCACCGCCCCCGCCGGAGCGGCAGAGGCAGACGACACGCGGTCGGTGTCCTCCGTACCGCTCACACCCGAACTCGAGGCGATCCGGGCCGCCGAGGCCACCGCACTCTACGGAAGCCCCGACGAACGGCCGTTCGACGCCCGGAAGACCGGCCTGATCACGCTGGGCGACAGCGAGATCTCCGGTGAGGGCACCGGCACGTACGAGGAGCCCACCGACGGGCCCGACAACTGGTGCCACCGCTCGCCCGACGCCGCCGTCCACCGCACCGGAGTCCCCGCGGACGTCACGTACAACGTGTCCTGCTCCGGTGCGTCCACCGCCAACATCCGCATCGGCGGCAGCAAGCAGTACGCCGACGAACTCGTCCAGAGCGACAGCCTCGCCATCAAGGCCCGCAACACCCGCATCAAGATGGTGGTGCTCGTCGCCGGCGCCAACGACGACCTCCAGTTCGGTCCCGTCATGACCGACTGCGTCACCCGCTACGTGCTGCTCCAGGGGCCCTGCGAGCCCAAGTACGCCCCCGGCTGGCAGGCCCGCGTCGACGGCCTCGTCCCCAAGGTCGAGCAGACCGTGCGCGACCTGCGCACCGTGATGCGCGGCGCCGGATACGGGGACGGCGACTACAGGCTGGTCGTGATGGGCTACCCGAGCCCCATCGGCCCCGACTTCCGCGACAACCCCGACTTCCCGGGCAAGCTGGTCTGCGGCGGCATGGGCTACGACTCCGACACCGTGTGGGGCCGCAACGCCGCCGTCCCCGCCTTCGAACGCGGCATGCGCGAGGCCGCACGCGCCACCGGGGCCGTGTACCTGGACAACTCCCGCCTCTTCCACGGCCATGAGGTGTGCCACCAGGACCCCTGGGCCCGCGGCCTCTACATCGACCTCGGGCACTTCCCGCCGGACTCCAACTCCGTCCGGCAGTCCTTCCACCCCAACATCCGCGGCCACGCGGCGTTCGCCTCGTGCCTGACCCAGCTCTACAACTCCTCGGCCCGCGAGGCGAGCTGCGCGGACGTCAACTCGACGGGGAAGCCCGTCCTGTTCCCGTACGCCTGGGACGACGCGTACAAGCCGCTGCGCAACGCGGCGACCGGTGACTGCCTGGACGTCGAGGGCGCCCGGAGCGCCAACGGCACCGGCGTCGTCGGCTGGGACTGCCACGGCGGACGCAACCAGGGCTGGTGGCACGACCCGGCACGCGGCACCGTCCACACGGAGCTGTCCCAGGACCGCTGCCTGGACGTGCCGGGCGGCGACTACCGGGCGGCCGCGGCCGTGATCGTCTGGGACTGCCACGGTGGCTCCAACCAGAAGTTCGTCCGCGACGGATCCACGATCCGCCCGGCGTCCGCGACCGGGCTCTGCATGACCCAGGGCGCGGCACACGAGCCGGTCCGCCTCCAGGCGTGCGACGGCTCGGCGAACCAGCGCTTCGCCTGA
- the glpX gene encoding class II fructose-bisphosphatase, protein MTENHLPSQLEVSPEAPDRNLALELVRVTEAAAMAAGRWVGRGEKNGADGAAVKAMRTLVSTVSMNGVVVIGEGEKDEAPMLFNGERIGDGTGAECDIAVDPIDGTTLTAKGMPNAIAVLAAADRGTMFDPSAVFYMDKLVTGPEAADYVDINAPVSVNIRRVAKAKHSSPEDVTVVILDRPRHEGIVKEIRETGARIKFISDGDVAGSIMAVKEGTGVDLLLGIGGTPEGIISACAIKCLGGVIQGKLWPKDDEERQRALDAGHDLDRVLSTNDLVSGENVFFVATGITDGELLRGVRYRAETATTQSLVMRSKSGTIRQIDSTHRLSKLRAYSQIDFDRAK, encoded by the coding sequence ATGACCGAGAATCATCTGCCGTCCCAGCTCGAGGTCTCCCCCGAGGCCCCCGACCGCAATCTCGCCCTGGAGCTCGTCCGGGTCACCGAGGCCGCCGCCATGGCCGCCGGCCGCTGGGTCGGGCGCGGTGAGAAGAACGGCGCCGACGGCGCCGCGGTCAAGGCCATGCGGACCCTCGTCTCCACCGTCTCGATGAACGGCGTCGTCGTCATCGGCGAGGGCGAGAAGGACGAGGCCCCGATGCTGTTCAACGGCGAGCGGATCGGCGACGGGACCGGCGCCGAGTGCGACATCGCCGTCGACCCGATCGACGGCACCACCCTGACCGCCAAGGGCATGCCGAACGCCATCGCCGTGCTGGCCGCCGCGGACCGCGGCACCATGTTCGACCCGTCCGCCGTCTTCTACATGGACAAGCTGGTCACCGGCCCGGAGGCCGCCGACTACGTCGACATCAACGCGCCCGTCTCCGTCAACATCCGGCGGGTCGCCAAGGCGAAGCACTCCTCCCCCGAGGACGTGACCGTCGTCATCCTCGACCGCCCGCGCCACGAGGGCATCGTCAAGGAGATCCGCGAGACCGGCGCTCGGATCAAGTTCATCTCGGACGGCGACGTCGCCGGCTCGATCATGGCCGTCAAGGAAGGCACCGGCGTCGACCTGCTGCTGGGCATCGGCGGCACGCCCGAGGGCATCATCTCGGCCTGCGCGATCAAGTGCCTGGGCGGTGTGATCCAGGGCAAGCTGTGGCCGAAGGACGACGAGGAGCGGCAGCGCGCCCTGGACGCCGGCCACGACCTGGACCGCGTCCTGAGCACGAACGACCTCGTCTCCGGCGAGAACGTCTTCTTCGTCGCCACGGGCATCACGGACGGCGAGCTGCTGCGCGGCGTCCGCTACCGGGCGGAGACCGCGACCACGCAGTCCCTGGTGATGCGCTCGAAGTCCGGCACCATCCGGCAGATCGACTCCACGCACCGGCTGTCGAAGCTCCGCGCGTACAGCCAGATCGACTTCGACCGCGCGAAGTAG
- a CDS encoding WhiB family transcriptional regulator: MLQLPHQSLQVAAVPRQRIPAREDQAGPWHAEAVCRRDEAGLFFAPSKEPTAERLAREEAAKRVCARCPVMVECREHALLQPEPYGVWGGLTAAERRVVLARRRRRDVELKKPASAA, from the coding sequence GTGCTGCAACTGCCGCATCAGTCCCTGCAGGTCGCCGCCGTTCCGCGCCAGCGCATTCCTGCCCGGGAGGACCAGGCGGGCCCCTGGCACGCGGAGGCGGTGTGCCGCCGCGACGAGGCGGGCCTGTTCTTCGCCCCGTCCAAGGAGCCCACGGCCGAGCGGCTGGCACGGGAGGAGGCGGCGAAGCGCGTGTGCGCCCGCTGCCCCGTGATGGTGGAGTGCCGGGAGCACGCACTGCTCCAGCCCGAGCCGTACGGCGTGTGGGGCGGCCTGACCGCGGCCGAGCGCCGCGTGGTGCTGGCCCGCCGCAGGCGCCGCGACGTGGAGCTCAAGAAGCCGGCGTCGGCGGCCTGA
- a CDS encoding DUF1707 domain-containing protein produces the protein MDLEKQPQTPAAPQKPAAPPAQDGAIRASDADRDRIADILRDALAEGRLDAEEHSERIDAVYRAKTVGELEPIVRDLPAAGSRSATARACEESGDADGGPAENLVAVFSSSTRKGRWRVGRRTNAFSLFGSIEIDLTEALYGQRLSVINATSIFGNVEVRVPENISLRGSGTGIFGNFEVVTLEAADPEAPVVVVNGYTVFGNVEAKPKRGRRISDLHGRLRKHLG, from the coding sequence GTGGACCTCGAGAAGCAGCCCCAGACGCCGGCCGCTCCCCAGAAGCCGGCCGCCCCGCCGGCCCAGGACGGTGCCATTCGTGCCTCCGACGCCGACCGCGACCGGATCGCGGACATCCTCCGGGACGCCCTGGCGGAGGGCCGGCTGGACGCCGAGGAGCACTCGGAGCGCATCGACGCGGTCTACCGCGCCAAGACCGTGGGCGAGTTGGAGCCGATCGTGCGGGACCTGCCCGCTGCCGGCAGCCGGTCCGCCACCGCGCGCGCGTGCGAGGAGTCCGGTGACGCGGACGGCGGCCCGGCGGAGAACCTCGTCGCCGTCTTCTCCAGCTCGACCCGCAAGGGCCGTTGGCGGGTGGGCCGCAGGACGAACGCCTTCTCGCTCTTCGGCAGTATCGAGATCGACCTCACCGAGGCGCTCTACGGGCAGCGGCTCTCCGTGATCAACGCGACCTCGATCTTCGGCAACGTCGAGGTGCGTGTCCCCGAGAACATCTCCCTGCGCGGCAGCGGCACCGGCATCTTCGGGAACTTCGAAGTCGTGACGCTGGAGGCCGCCGATCCCGAGGCGCCGGTGGTCGTCGTCAACGGCTACACGGTGTTCGGCAACGTCGAGGCGAAGCCGAAGCGCGGCCGGCGCATCTCCGACCTCCACGGCCGGCTGCGCAAGCACCTCGGCTGA
- a CDS encoding fumarate hydratase, which produces MAVMPEFAYSDLLPLGEDTTPYRLVTAEGVSTFEADGRTFLKVEPEALRKLAAEAIHDIQHFLRPAHLAQLRRIIDDPEASSNDKFVALDLLKNANIAAAGVLPMCQDTGTAIVMGKRGQNVLTEGGDEEALSRGIYDAYTELNLRYSQMAPLTMWEEKNTGSNLPAQIELYATDGGAYKFLFMAKGGGSANKSFLYQETKAVLNEASMMKFLEEKIRSLGTAACPPYHLAIVVGGTSAEFALKTAKYASAHYLDELPSEGSELGHGFRDEELEKKVFELTQKIGIGAQFGGKYFCHDVRVVRLPRHGASLPVAIAVSCSADRQAVAKVTAEGVFLEQLETDPARFLPDTTDDHLDESGDVVKIDLNRPMDEILAELTKHPVKTRLSLTGPLVVARDIAHAKIKERLDAGEEMPQYLKDHPVYYAGPAKTPEGYASGSFGPTTAGRMDSYVEQFQAAGGSKVMLAKGNRSKQVTDACGSHGGFYLGSIGGPAARLAQDCIKKVEVVEYEELGMEAVWKIEVEDFPAFIVVDDKGNDFFQDPAPAPTFTSIPVRGPGLA; this is translated from the coding sequence ATGGCCGTAATGCCAGAGTTTGCGTACTCCGACCTGCTCCCCCTGGGGGAGGACACCACGCCGTACCGCCTGGTGACGGCCGAGGGGGTCTCCACCTTCGAGGCCGACGGCCGTACGTTCCTCAAGGTAGAGCCGGAGGCGCTGCGCAAGCTGGCCGCCGAGGCGATCCACGACATCCAGCACTTTCTGCGCCCGGCCCACCTCGCGCAGCTGCGGCGGATCATCGACGACCCGGAGGCGTCGTCGAACGACAAGTTCGTCGCCCTCGACCTGCTGAAGAACGCGAACATCGCCGCCGCCGGCGTACTCCCGATGTGCCAGGACACCGGCACCGCGATCGTCATGGGCAAGCGCGGCCAGAACGTGCTCACCGAGGGCGGCGACGAGGAAGCGCTGTCGCGCGGCATCTACGACGCGTACACCGAGCTGAACCTCCGGTACTCGCAGATGGCCCCGCTCACCATGTGGGAGGAGAAGAACACCGGCTCCAACCTCCCCGCGCAGATCGAGCTGTACGCGACCGACGGCGGCGCCTACAAGTTCCTCTTCATGGCAAAGGGTGGCGGCTCCGCCAACAAGTCCTTCCTCTACCAGGAGACGAAGGCCGTGCTCAACGAGGCGAGCATGATGAAGTTCCTGGAGGAGAAGATCCGCTCGCTCGGCACGGCCGCCTGCCCGCCGTACCACCTGGCGATCGTCGTCGGCGGCACGAGCGCCGAGTTCGCGCTGAAGACCGCGAAGTACGCGTCCGCGCACTACCTGGACGAGCTGCCGTCCGAGGGGTCGGAGCTCGGCCACGGCTTCCGTGACGAGGAGCTGGAGAAGAAGGTCTTCGAGCTCACCCAGAAGATCGGCATCGGCGCACAGTTCGGCGGCAAGTACTTCTGCCACGACGTGCGCGTGGTGCGCCTGCCCCGGCACGGCGCCTCGCTGCCCGTGGCCATCGCCGTCTCCTGCTCGGCCGACCGCCAGGCGGTCGCGAAGGTCACGGCGGAGGGCGTCTTCCTGGAGCAGCTGGAGACCGACCCGGCGCGCTTCCTGCCGGACACGACGGACGATCACCTGGACGAGTCGGGGGATGTCGTCAAGATCGACCTCAACCGGCCCATGGACGAGATCCTCGCCGAGCTGACCAAGCACCCGGTGAAGACCCGCCTCTCGCTGACCGGCCCGCTGGTCGTCGCCCGCGACATCGCGCACGCCAAGATCAAGGAACGCCTCGACGCGGGCGAGGAGATGCCCCAGTACCTGAAGGACCACCCGGTCTACTACGCGGGCCCCGCGAAGACCCCGGAGGGCTACGCCTCCGGCTCCTTCGGCCCGACCACCGCCGGCCGGATGGACTCCTACGTCGAGCAGTTCCAGGCGGCCGGCGGCTCCAAGGTCATGCTGGCCAAGGGCAACCGCTCCAAGCAGGTCACGGACGCGTGCGGCTCGCACGGCGGCTTCTACCTCGGCTCGATCGGCGGCCCGGCGGCCCGGCTGGCGCAGGACTGCATCAAGAAGGTCGAGGTCGTCGAGTACGAGGAGCTCGGCATGGAGGCGGTCTGGAAGATCGAGGTCGAGGACTTCCCGGCGTTCATCGTGGTGGACGACAAGGGCAACGACTTCTTCCAGGACCCGGCCCCGGCCCCGACGTTCACGTCGATCCCGGTCCGGGGACCGGGCCTGGCGTAG
- a CDS encoding class II fumarate hydratase — protein MSDASGYRTEHDSMGEVRVPAHAKWRAQTQRAVENFPVSGQGLERAHIEALARIKAAAAEVNAQLGVLEPDIARAIADAATEVAEGRWDEHFPVDVFQTGSGTSSNMNTNEVLATLATERLGRDVHPNDHVNASQSSNDVFPSSIHIAATAAVTRDLIPALDHLATSLERKATEFATVVKAGRTHLMDATPVTLGQEFGGYAAQIRYGIERLTVSLPRLAELPLGGTAVGTGINTPPGFAAAVIAEVARATGLPLTEARDHFEAQGARDGLVETSGQLRTVAVSLTKICNDLRWMASGPRTGLAEIALPDLQPGSSIMPGKVNPVIPEAVLMVAAQVTGNDATVAAAGAAGNFELNVMLPVIAKNLLESVRLLAGAARLLADRTVDGITADVERAREYAESSPSVVTPLNKYIGYEEAAKVAKKSLAERRTIREVVLESGYVERGELTLEQLDEALDVLRMTRP, from the coding sequence GTGAGCGATGCGAGCGGCTACCGGACCGAGCACGACTCCATGGGTGAGGTGCGGGTCCCCGCCCATGCCAAGTGGCGGGCCCAGACCCAGCGGGCGGTGGAGAACTTCCCCGTCTCCGGGCAGGGCCTGGAGCGTGCGCACATCGAGGCGCTCGCCCGTATCAAGGCCGCGGCGGCCGAGGTCAACGCCCAACTCGGCGTACTGGAACCGGACATCGCCCGCGCGATCGCCGACGCCGCGACGGAGGTGGCGGAGGGCCGCTGGGACGAGCACTTCCCGGTGGACGTCTTCCAGACCGGCTCCGGCACCTCCTCCAACATGAACACCAACGAGGTCCTCGCGACCCTCGCCACCGAACGGCTCGGCCGGGACGTCCACCCCAACGACCATGTGAACGCCTCCCAGTCGTCCAACGACGTCTTTCCGTCCTCCATCCACATCGCGGCGACCGCGGCCGTCACCCGCGACCTGATCCCCGCCCTGGACCACCTCGCCACCTCGCTGGAGCGCAAGGCCACCGAGTTCGCGACGGTCGTCAAGGCGGGCCGTACGCACCTGATGGACGCCACGCCCGTCACCCTCGGTCAGGAGTTCGGCGGCTACGCGGCGCAGATCCGTTACGGGATCGAGCGGTTGACGGTGTCGCTGCCGCGCCTCGCCGAACTGCCGCTGGGCGGTACGGCCGTGGGCACCGGCATCAACACCCCGCCCGGCTTCGCCGCCGCCGTCATCGCCGAGGTGGCCCGCGCGACCGGGCTGCCGCTCACGGAGGCCCGTGACCACTTCGAGGCCCAAGGCGCGCGGGACGGGCTGGTGGAGACCTCCGGCCAGCTCCGTACCGTCGCGGTCTCGCTCACCAAGATCTGCAACGATCTGCGCTGGATGGCCTCCGGCCCGCGCACCGGTCTCGCCGAGATCGCCCTCCCCGACCTCCAGCCGGGCTCCTCGATCATGCCCGGCAAGGTGAACCCGGTGATCCCGGAGGCGGTGCTGATGGTCGCCGCCCAGGTCACGGGCAACGACGCCACCGTCGCGGCGGCCGGCGCGGCCGGGAACTTCGAGCTCAACGTGATGCTGCCGGTGATCGCCAAGAACCTGCTGGAATCGGTCAGGCTGCTGGCGGGCGCCGCACGGCTGCTGGCGGACCGCACCGTCGACGGCATCACCGCCGACGTCGAACGGGCCCGCGAGTACGCGGAGTCCTCCCCCTCCGTGGTCACCCCGCTCAACAAGTACATCGGGTACGAGGAGGCCGCGAAGGTCGCCAAGAAGTCGCTCGCGGAGCGCCGGACGATCCGTGAGGTCGTGCTCGAGTCCGGCTATGTGGAGCGTGGAGAACTGACCCTGGAGCAGCTGGACGAGGCGCTCGACGTGCTGCGCATGACCCGTCCGTGA
- a CDS encoding cytochrome c oxidase assembly protein, with translation MILAHTHTHPGHSGTGALGPVVAAAALLAALAYLLAALRLRRRGDSWPRYRDASCVAGSAALAYAFTGRLPGEPFTAHMAQHLTAAMAAPLLLILARPLTLTLRTVPPGPARRSLLAVAHSRPATWLLFPPVAAVLDIGGLWLLYRTHLLVTTHHQPLLSTALHVHVIAAGLLFTFTICRLDPVRRRWNLAWRGSTLLAAGWAHAVLAKTLYATPPPGTTFTTGDRHTASQLMYYGGDLVEIALATVLAAQWYTTAGRARQRSQPSNTAAVHKPPTTAGSSVGADSHRTDGASRPRSRATADGANGTG, from the coding sequence GTGATCCTCGCCCACACTCACACCCACCCCGGCCACAGCGGCACCGGCGCCCTCGGGCCCGTCGTCGCCGCGGCCGCGCTGCTGGCCGCGCTCGCCTACCTGCTGGCCGCCCTCCGGCTGCGCCGGCGCGGCGACAGCTGGCCCCGCTACCGTGACGCCTCCTGTGTCGCCGGCAGCGCCGCGCTGGCTTACGCGTTCACCGGGAGACTGCCGGGCGAGCCGTTCACCGCCCACATGGCCCAGCACCTCACCGCCGCCATGGCCGCCCCGCTGCTGCTGATCCTCGCCCGCCCCCTCACCCTCACGCTGCGCACCGTGCCCCCGGGGCCCGCCCGCCGAAGTCTGCTCGCCGTGGCACACTCCCGGCCGGCCACCTGGCTGCTCTTCCCGCCCGTGGCCGCTGTCCTGGACATCGGTGGCCTGTGGCTGCTCTACCGGACCCACCTGCTGGTCACCACCCACCACCAGCCGCTGCTCAGCACAGCCCTGCACGTCCATGTCATCGCCGCCGGACTGCTGTTCACCTTCACCATCTGCCGGCTGGACCCGGTACGCCGCCGATGGAACCTCGCCTGGCGCGGAAGCACGCTGCTTGCCGCCGGATGGGCCCACGCCGTACTCGCCAAGACCCTCTACGCCACGCCCCCGCCCGGTACCACGTTCACCACCGGCGACAGGCACACCGCCTCCCAGCTGATGTACTACGGCGGCGACCTCGTCGAAATCGCCCTCGCCACCGTGCTCGCCGCCCAGTGGTACACCACGGCAGGCCGCGCCCGGCAGCGCTCGCAGCCCTCGAACACGGCCGCTGTCCACAAGCCACCGACAACGGCGGGATCCTCGGTCGGTGCGGACTCACACCGAACCGACGGCGCATCCCGGCCGAGGTCCCGAGCCACGGCCGACGGGGCGAACGGGACCGGCTAG